A region of Mesorhizobium sp. M3A.F.Ca.ET.080.04.2.1 DNA encodes the following proteins:
- the xth gene encoding exodeoxyribonuclease III encodes MKLATFNINNINSRLENLLAWLAKAKPDVVCLQELKARDTQFPLSRLAKAGYGAVWKGEPTWNGVAILARGSEPVLTRDALPGDDADRQARYIEAAVNGIVIGCLYAPNGNPQPGPKFSYKLAWHERFAAHAAELLDTGLPVVLAGDFNIVPEPRDIYATRSYDDNALVQPESRAAFSALLEQGWTDALRKVFPKQTLYTFWDYRRNRWPRDAGLRLDHILLSKKLARKLKGAGIDREVRGEGNASDHAPVWVELG; translated from the coding sequence ATGAAACTCGCCACCTTCAACATCAACAACATCAACAGCCGCCTCGAAAACCTGCTGGCCTGGCTTGCCAAGGCAAAACCCGATGTCGTCTGCCTGCAGGAACTCAAGGCGCGCGACACGCAGTTCCCGCTGAGCCGGCTCGCCAAGGCCGGCTATGGGGCGGTGTGGAAGGGCGAGCCGACCTGGAACGGCGTCGCCATCCTGGCGCGCGGCTCCGAACCGGTGCTGACGCGTGACGCGCTGCCCGGCGACGACGCCGACCGGCAGGCGCGCTACATCGAGGCGGCGGTCAATGGCATCGTCATCGGCTGCCTCTATGCGCCCAACGGCAACCCGCAGCCGGGGCCGAAATTTTCATACAAGCTCGCCTGGCACGAACGCTTCGCAGCGCATGCCGCCGAACTCCTCGACACCGGCCTGCCGGTGGTGCTCGCCGGCGATTTCAACATCGTGCCCGAGCCGCGCGACATCTACGCCACGCGCTCCTATGACGACAACGCGCTGGTGCAGCCTGAAAGCCGCGCCGCCTTTTCAGCGCTGCTCGAGCAGGGCTGGACCGACGCGCTGCGAAAAGTCTTCCCCAAGCAGACGCTCTACACCTTCTGGGATTATCGCCGGAACCGCTGGCCGCGCGACGCGGGGCTCAGGCTCGACCACATCCTGCTGTCGAAGAAGCTGGCGCGAAAGCTGAAGGGTGCGGGCATCG
- a CDS encoding alpha/beta family hydrolase: MTHFLFDGPDTAPVTILLAHGAGAPMDSASMAATAKALAAAGFRVARFEFHYMAARRYGHRKPPPRAETVNPEYIKAIADLRAKGVSGKLIIGGKSMGGRVASMVADEMFAKGEIAGLVCLGYPFHPPGKPEQLRTKHLADLKTPTLIFQGTRDEFGTRDEVATYGLSAAIEVIWLEDGDHDLKPRKAISGFSTADHLKTVAETIGAKFAQPSGSSS; encoded by the coding sequence GTGACCCACTTCCTCTTCGATGGCCCCGACACCGCTCCCGTCACCATCCTGCTCGCTCACGGGGCCGGCGCGCCAATGGACTCCGCCTCGATGGCCGCCACCGCCAAGGCGCTCGCTGCCGCCGGTTTCCGCGTCGCGCGTTTCGAATTCCACTACATGGCGGCGCGCCGCTACGGGCACCGCAAGCCGCCGCCCAGAGCCGAGACGGTGAACCCGGAATACATCAAGGCGATCGCCGATCTGCGCGCCAAGGGCGTGAGCGGCAAGCTCATCATCGGCGGCAAGTCGATGGGCGGGCGCGTCGCCTCCATGGTCGCCGACGAGATGTTCGCCAAGGGCGAGATCGCCGGCCTGGTCTGCCTCGGCTATCCCTTCCATCCGCCGGGCAAGCCGGAGCAGTTGCGCACAAAGCATCTCGCCGACCTGAAAACGCCGACGCTGATTTTTCAAGGCACGCGCGACGAGTTCGGCACCAGGGACGAGGTGGCGACCTACGGCCTGTCGGCGGCAATAGAGGTGATCTGGTTGGAGGACGGCGACCACGATCTGAAGCCGCGCAAGGCGATCTCCGGTTTTTCGACGGCGGATCATCTGAAGACGGTGGCGGAGACAATCGGCGCTAAATTCGCGCAGCCCTCCGGCTCGTCATCCTAG
- a CDS encoding tetratricopeptide repeat protein: MTATTGPVIVPGAVFGVVGALAAFPLRLAAREVERRHAELRRGVTRRTTHVVFGRTLLAKAAMTRTGDAAIERRARAEREAGRELISENGFLRLLGLIKAPETSSLSRQSLIDQSRLAGADLDLLSLFDAFEHDAEPYSFRDLILARKYAGLIASGAGWGAIARSVHRSGPVASLTAKSLNLGSQHGRPDAIYLDDGTSELDGQLLFDLGSPNSGVSGDDTLEELFAEAEAAEEEGRHDDAAALYQRCLAIDPKDAIAAFNRANCLRGAGRAAEAAHDYARAIKLDPGFVEAWFNLAGLMSDEGKVASARRHLQKAIALDKAYADPVFNLARLEFDAGNLAEARRLWVRYLELDAVSEWARLAQKGIQFVDLHMARTAG, encoded by the coding sequence GTGACGGCAACCACGGGGCCAGTCATCGTTCCGGGCGCCGTCTTCGGCGTCGTCGGCGCTCTGGCCGCCTTTCCATTGCGGCTTGCCGCGCGCGAGGTCGAGCGCCGCCATGCCGAATTGAGGCGCGGCGTCACGCGGCGCACCACCCATGTCGTGTTCGGCCGAACCCTACTCGCCAAGGCCGCCATGACGAGAACCGGCGATGCCGCCATCGAGCGCCGGGCAAGAGCCGAGCGCGAGGCCGGGCGCGAACTGATCAGCGAGAACGGCTTCCTGCGCCTGCTTGGGCTTATCAAGGCGCCGGAGACGTCATCGCTGTCCCGGCAGTCGCTCATCGACCAGTCGCGGCTGGCCGGCGCGGATCTCGACTTGCTGTCGCTGTTCGACGCCTTCGAGCATGACGCCGAACCCTATTCCTTCCGCGATCTGATCCTGGCGCGCAAATATGCCGGGCTGATCGCCAGCGGCGCCGGCTGGGGCGCGATCGCGCGCTCGGTCCATCGCTCCGGCCCGGTCGCCTCGCTCACCGCCAAGTCGCTCAATCTCGGCTCGCAGCACGGCCGCCCCGACGCGATCTATCTCGACGACGGGACGAGCGAGCTCGACGGCCAGCTGCTGTTCGACCTCGGTTCCCCAAATTCGGGAGTGTCTGGAGACGACACGCTGGAGGAGCTGTTCGCCGAGGCCGAAGCGGCGGAAGAAGAGGGGCGCCACGACGATGCGGCCGCGCTCTACCAGCGCTGCCTGGCGATCGACCCGAAAGACGCCATCGCCGCCTTCAACCGCGCCAACTGCCTGCGCGGCGCCGGCCGCGCGGCGGAAGCCGCACACGATTACGCCCGCGCGATAAAGCTCGATCCCGGCTTCGTCGAAGCCTGGTTCAACCTCGCCGGACTAATGAGTGACGAGGGCAAGGTGGCGTCGGCGCGGCGGCATCTGCAGAAGGCGATCGCGCTCGACAAGGCTTATGCCGACCCGGTCTTCAATCTGGCCCGGCTGGAGTTCGACGCCGGCAACCTGGCAGAGGCGCGCCGGCTGTGGGTGCGGTATCTGGAGCTGGATGCGGTGTCCGAATGGGCAAGGCTGGCGCAAAAGGGGATCCAGTTCGTGGATTTGCATATGGCGCGCACGGCGGGGTGA
- a CDS encoding Ku protein, whose protein sequence is MAPRASWKGYLKLSLVSCPVRLYPATSASERIAFNQLHKKTHNRINMKPVDPELGLVERSDLVKGYEYEDKQYIIIEDSDLEAVRIESNHTMNIEAFVDEGEVDVIYQDSPYYLAPDGAMAEETFAVLREAMRRSGKLAIARLVLSSRERVVTIGPRENGMFVCTLRNPNEVRGTAEYFGNIPAGKPDPEMLQLAEALIKQKETTFDPKNYEDRYEVALMAMIREKLKGHKPIIAAAPERGNVINLMDALKASLSQSAKPPAKSKSKAEEAPAKPAKKAAAGGAAENPLKANLLKAVGKSKK, encoded by the coding sequence ATGGCGCCCAGGGCAAGTTGGAAAGGTTACCTCAAGCTCAGCCTCGTCAGCTGTCCGGTCCGGCTTTATCCGGCCACCAGCGCGAGCGAACGCATCGCGTTCAACCAGCTGCACAAGAAGACCCACAACCGCATCAATATGAAGCCGGTCGATCCCGAGCTCGGGCTGGTCGAGCGCTCGGACCTGGTCAAGGGTTACGAATACGAGGACAAGCAGTACATCATCATCGAGGACTCCGACCTCGAAGCGGTCAGGATCGAATCCAACCACACGATGAACATCGAGGCCTTCGTCGACGAGGGCGAGGTCGATGTCATCTATCAGGACTCGCCCTACTATCTGGCGCCCGACGGCGCCATGGCGGAGGAAACCTTCGCGGTGCTGCGCGAGGCGATGCGCCGGTCCGGCAAGCTGGCGATCGCGCGCCTGGTGCTGTCGAGCCGCGAGCGCGTGGTGACGATCGGCCCGCGCGAGAACGGCATGTTCGTCTGCACCTTGAGGAATCCCAACGAAGTGCGTGGCACGGCTGAATATTTCGGCAACATTCCTGCCGGCAAGCCGGATCCCGAAATGCTGCAGCTCGCCGAGGCTCTGATCAAGCAGAAGGAGACCACCTTCGATCCGAAGAATTATGAGGATCGCTACGAGGTGGCGCTGATGGCGATGATCCGCGAGAAGCTCAAGGGCCACAAGCCGATCATCGCGGCGGCACCGGAGCGCGGCAACGTCATCAACCTGATGGATGCGCTGAAGGCCAGCCTATCGCAGTCGGCCAAGCCGCCGGCCAAGTCGAAGAGCAAGGCCGAGGAAGCGCCGGCCAAACCCGCCAAGAAGGCGGCCGCTGGCGGCGCCGCTGAAAATCCGCTGAAGGCGAACCTCTTGAAGGCCGTCGGCAAGAGCAAGAAGTGA
- the ligD gene encoding DNA ligase D, whose translation MPTKLKSYRTKREFSRTPEPAGGPAGEGGNRFVVHKHHATADHYDLRLEVGGVLKSWAVPRGPSLNPADKRLAVETEDHPIEYIDFEGVIPEGEYGGGPMIVWDTGIWAPMEDVEKSLRTGAFKFRLAGEKLNGGWMLTRLKPKPGEDEHKKNWLLFKERDLASDTELDILEARPESVKSGRRIEELAAPSKKPERLPPKPGSLKPGALPGAVKAEPPARIEPQLATQVPKPPGGDDPAERTGELWLHEIKFDGYRTMAHVVDGTVRLITRGGLDWTKRYGDLPQAFSRLPVSQAIIDGEIVVLDDKGISRFALLQDALSIGAGSKLHFYAFDLLHLDGWDLRKAPLQRRKALLAELLAGQASNSAIQFSDHVEGSGQGLYDQATELGLEGVVSKRADAVYLSGRTKSWTKIKARQKGDFIIAGFTVSDRAEGLAALGLAEFEDGELHYRGKVGTGFDREMAKDLLARLERLTAGATPPEGVPREVMREMHWVKPLLSAHIHYANRTADNALRHSVFRGLRDVGGLTTPVPVKRKRLIAESDLATIWVTNPERRLFGKTGPTKLDIAVYYALVGDFMLPHIIGRPVSLVRCPTGRPQDCFFQRHAFTGMPASVAVFDSVNSEGETKTYLSVEDAKGYLALAQFGVVEFHTWGTHRTKLDKPDQIVFDLDPGEGITWREVVEAAVHIKAGLEGLGLVPFAKTSGGKGVHITVPVTRKQNWKKLHQASSAISTMLAATAPDTFVTTMGKENRKRRIFIDFHRNARGHTSAAPYSLRARTNLPASTPVSWTDLEAIDAPEDLNYASLPGLLETAGDPWAEIDEAARDLPVMGER comes from the coding sequence AAACGGCTCGCCGTCGAGACCGAGGACCACCCGATCGAATATATCGACTTCGAGGGCGTCATTCCCGAGGGCGAATATGGCGGCGGACCGATGATCGTCTGGGACACCGGCATCTGGGCGCCGATGGAGGATGTCGAGAAGAGTTTGCGCACCGGCGCTTTCAAGTTCCGCCTGGCCGGCGAGAAGCTGAACGGCGGCTGGATGCTGACGCGGCTCAAGCCCAAGCCCGGCGAGGACGAGCACAAGAAGAACTGGCTGCTGTTCAAGGAGCGCGACCTCGCTTCCGACACCGAGCTCGACATTCTCGAGGCGCGCCCGGAAAGCGTGAAGTCGGGCCGCCGCATCGAGGAGCTGGCGGCGCCTTCCAAAAAGCCGGAACGCCTGCCGCCTAAGCCCGGCTCGCTGAAACCGGGAGCGCTGCCCGGCGCCGTCAAGGCCGAGCCGCCCGCCCGCATCGAGCCGCAGCTCGCCACGCAGGTGCCGAAACCGCCGGGCGGCGATGATCCGGCCGAGCGCACCGGCGAGCTCTGGCTGCACGAGATCAAGTTCGACGGCTACCGCACCATGGCGCATGTGGTTGACGGCACTGTGCGCCTGATCACCCGCGGCGGCCTCGACTGGACCAAGCGCTATGGCGATCTCCCGCAGGCCTTTTCGCGACTGCCCGTCAGCCAGGCGATCATCGACGGCGAGATCGTCGTGCTCGACGACAAGGGCATCTCCCGTTTCGCGCTGCTGCAGGATGCGCTCTCGATCGGGGCCGGCAGCAAGCTGCATTTCTATGCCTTCGACCTGCTGCATCTCGACGGCTGGGATCTGCGCAAGGCGCCGCTGCAAAGGCGTAAGGCGCTGCTTGCCGAACTGCTCGCCGGCCAGGCCTCCAATTCCGCCATCCAGTTCAGCGACCATGTCGAGGGCTCGGGCCAAGGACTCTACGACCAGGCGACCGAGCTTGGACTGGAGGGCGTCGTTTCCAAGCGCGCCGACGCCGTCTATCTCAGCGGCCGCACCAAGAGCTGGACCAAGATCAAGGCGCGCCAGAAGGGCGATTTCATCATTGCCGGCTTCACGGTTTCCGACCGGGCCGAGGGGCTGGCCGCGCTCGGCCTCGCCGAATTCGAGGACGGCGAGCTGCATTATCGCGGCAAGGTCGGCACGGGTTTCGACAGGGAGATGGCGAAAGACCTGCTCGCCCGGCTGGAGCGGCTGACCGCCGGCGCGACCCCGCCCGAAGGCGTGCCGCGCGAAGTGATGCGCGAGATGCACTGGGTGAAGCCGCTGCTGTCGGCGCATATCCATTATGCCAACCGCACCGCCGACAATGCGCTGCGCCACAGCGTCTTTCGCGGCCTGCGCGACGTCGGCGGCCTGACCACGCCGGTGCCGGTCAAGCGCAAGCGGCTGATCGCCGAATCCGACCTCGCCACCATCTGGGTCACCAACCCGGAGCGCCGCCTGTTCGGCAAGACCGGGCCGACCAAGCTCGACATCGCCGTCTATTACGCGCTGGTCGGCGATTTCATGCTGCCGCACATCATCGGCCGCCCGGTGTCGCTGGTGCGCTGCCCGACCGGCCGGCCGCAGGACTGCTTCTTCCAGCGCCATGCCTTCACCGGCATGCCGGCCTCGGTGGCGGTGTTCGACTCCGTCAATTCGGAAGGCGAGACCAAGACCTATCTCTCGGTCGAGGACGCTAAGGGCTATCTGGCGCTGGCGCAGTTCGGCGTCGTCGAGTTCCACACCTGGGGCACGCACCGGACAAAGCTCGACAAGCCCGACCAGATCGTCTTCGACCTCGATCCGGGCGAGGGCATCACCTGGCGCGAGGTGGTGGAGGCGGCGGTCCACATCAAGGCCGGGCTCGAGGGATTGGGACTGGTGCCTTTCGCCAAGACGTCGGGCGGCAAGGGCGTCCACATCACCGTGCCGGTGACGCGCAAGCAGAACTGGAAGAAGCTGCACCAGGCCTCGAGCGCCATTTCCACCATGCTGGCCGCGACCGCGCCCGACACTTTCGTCACCACCATGGGCAAGGAAAACCGCAAGCGCCGCATCTTCATCGACTTCCACCGCAACGCCCGCGGCCACACCTCCGCCGCTCCCTATTCGCTGCGCGCTCGCACCAACCTGCCGGCCTCGACGCCGGTGAGCTGGACCGACCTGGAGGCCATCGACGCGCCCGAGGACCTGAACTACGCCTCGCTGCCGGGGCTCTTGGAGACGGCGGGCGATCCGTGGGCGGAGATCGATGAGGCGGCGAGGGACTTGCCGGTGATGGGGGAGAGGTAG